One genomic segment of Amycolatopsis granulosa includes these proteins:
- a CDS encoding tyrosine-type recombinase/integrase: MVDPDKPIFPNSQGGYINASNLTNRYWVPFRERAGYEGVTFHTFHNTVGTPLDEAGLTARQIADVLGHSHPSMTLNNYMGRGQTSRASANALNVVIVDKPAS, translated from the coding sequence GTGGTCGACCCCGACAAGCCAATCTTCCCGAACAGCCAGGGCGGCTACATCAACGCATCGAACCTGACCAACCGCTACTGGGTGCCCTTCCGAGAGCGGGCCGGGTACGAGGGGGTCACCTTCCACACGTTCCACAACACGGTCGGGACCCCACTCGATGAGGCTGGCCTCACAGCCCGGCAGATCGCGGACGTCCTGGGGCACTCGCACCCGTCCATGACCCTGAACAACTACATGGGCCGCGGGCAGACCTCCCGGGCGAGTGCGAATGCTCTCAATGTCGTGATCGTCGACAAACCGGCATCGTGA
- a CDS encoding phosphatidylglycerol lysyltransferase domain-containing protein: MTGAASVFAITWVTRLVGLLAVVSVVLPTARRGMRGHVAEWLGLPQDATTAAAAVVLVVGVLLILLASGLRRRKRRAWQLALAASVVLAVSHLGMQHVFGAGLVAVALAVTLVLNRRHFVALPDPVTGKWVALRVFLQLLVAGFLIDVALLSVAPARVMDPLPFPDRLADAALALFGVSGPAVFHVEWMDDLTATVGLLFGLGAVLLAAYFLLRSAEPAPHLSEDEKERLKALLDRHGARDSLGYFALRDDKFVVFSRTGKAAVTYRVIAGAAVASADPLGDNEAWPGAIEEFLAVCRRHGWVPAAMGCSELGATAWARYNLDVLEIGDEAVVDADTFTLEGRVMRGVRQAVAKTKRAGYRVRVRRAEELTAGELAELESLAAKWRGSDGERGFSMALGRMGDPGSVLVTAEQDGVVRGLLQFVPWGTEGLSLDVMRRDRAADNGINELMISELLLAAPGHGVKYVSLNFAAFRKLLEQGRRIGAGPVARASAKFLGWMSHWIQIETLYRFNAKFQPRWVPRYLVYPGVRELPRVGVAVFEAEGLAGRSPWLRRLLRR; encoded by the coding sequence GTGACCGGAGCCGCATCGGTGTTCGCGATCACCTGGGTGACCAGGCTCGTGGGGCTGCTGGCGGTGGTCTCGGTCGTCCTGCCGACCGCCCGTCGCGGCATGCGGGGGCACGTGGCCGAGTGGCTCGGGCTGCCGCAGGACGCCACGACCGCGGCCGCCGCCGTCGTGCTGGTCGTCGGCGTCCTGCTCATCCTGCTCGCCTCCGGGTTGCGGCGCCGCAAGCGCCGGGCCTGGCAGCTCGCGCTGGCCGCGAGCGTCGTGCTCGCGGTCTCGCACCTCGGCATGCAGCACGTGTTCGGCGCGGGCTTGGTGGCGGTCGCGCTCGCGGTGACCCTGGTCCTGAACCGGCGGCACTTCGTGGCGCTGCCCGACCCGGTGACCGGGAAGTGGGTCGCGCTGCGCGTGTTCCTGCAGCTGCTCGTGGCCGGGTTCCTGATCGACGTCGCGCTGCTGTCGGTGGCCCCGGCACGCGTCATGGACCCGCTGCCGTTCCCGGACCGGCTGGCCGACGCGGCCCTCGCGTTGTTCGGGGTCAGTGGCCCGGCGGTGTTCCACGTGGAGTGGATGGACGACCTGACCGCCACCGTCGGGTTGCTCTTCGGGCTGGGCGCGGTGCTGCTCGCCGCGTACTTCCTGCTCCGCTCGGCCGAGCCGGCGCCGCACCTGAGCGAGGACGAGAAGGAGCGGCTGAAGGCACTGCTGGACCGGCACGGCGCCCGTGACTCGCTGGGCTACTTCGCGCTGCGTGACGACAAGTTCGTGGTCTTCTCCAGGACCGGCAAGGCGGCCGTGACCTACCGGGTGATCGCCGGCGCGGCCGTCGCCTCCGCCGACCCGCTGGGCGACAACGAGGCGTGGCCGGGTGCGATCGAGGAGTTCCTCGCGGTGTGCCGCCGCCACGGCTGGGTCCCCGCGGCGATGGGCTGTTCCGAGCTGGGTGCGACCGCGTGGGCCCGGTACAACCTCGACGTGCTGGAGATCGGCGACGAGGCCGTGGTGGACGCCGACACGTTCACCCTCGAGGGGCGTGTGATGCGCGGGGTGCGCCAGGCGGTCGCGAAGACCAAGCGGGCCGGCTACCGCGTGCGGGTGCGGCGCGCGGAGGAGCTGACCGCGGGCGAACTCGCCGAGCTGGAGTCGCTGGCGGCGAAGTGGCGGGGGAGCGACGGCGAGCGCGGGTTCTCAATGGCGCTCGGGCGGATGGGTGACCCGGGCTCGGTGCTGGTGACGGCGGAGCAGGACGGCGTGGTGCGCGGGCTGCTGCAGTTCGTCCCGTGGGGCACCGAGGGCCTGTCCCTGGACGTGATGCGCCGCGACCGGGCCGCGGACAACGGCATCAACGAGCTGATGATCTCCGAACTGCTGCTCGCCGCCCCCGGCCACGGCGTGAAGTACGTCTCGCTGAACTTCGCCGCCTTCCGGAAGCTGCTGGAGCAGGGCAGGCGGATCGGCGCCGGTCCGGTGGCGCGCGCGTCGGCCAAGTTCCTGGGATGGATGTCACACTGGATCCAGATCGAGACCCTGTACCGGTTCAACGCGAAGTTCCAGCCGCGGTGGGTGCCGCGGTACCTGGTCTACCCCGGCGTCCGCGAACTCCCGCGGGTCGGGGTGGCCGTCTTCGAGGCCGAGGGGCTCGCCGGACGTTCCCCCTGGTTGCGACGGTTGCTGCGGCGATGA
- a CDS encoding acetoacetate--CoA ligase, with product MTTDVADTPEVLWRPDPERVAATRIQAFRDWLRAERGLDVSGYDELWRFSVEQLEEFWGAAAEFLGLRWHSVPSAVLAGDRMPGARWFPGGTLNYTEHALTGADDDLAVIFRREDGAADRLTYRDLREQVAAARSALVALGVGKGDRVVALAPNCPQTVVAFLATASLGAIWSSCSPDFGVRAISDRFTQIEPKVLVAVDGYVYNGRSFDVRPTVGQLRVRIPSLTATVLIDYAGGGTVADALSWDALLAEHAGAEMAYEPVPFDHPLWVLYSSGTTGLPKGIVQGHGGIVLEHLKATVLQMDLGPGDVFFWFTTTGWMMWNFLLGGLLARSTIVLYDGSPGHPDLTALWRLAAEERITYFGTSAPFIQSCLKAKLHPGADFDLSALRAVGSTGAPLSDDGFRWIADEVGRSVQICSVSGGTDLCAAFVAAAPDVPVWLGELSCRALGAAVTAFDEAGRELVDEVGELVVTRPMPSMPVFFWNDDDGSRLREAYFDTYPGVWRHGDWIRITPRGSAVIYGRSDSTLNRGGVRMGTAEFYRIVEGFDEIADSLVIDTTRAGNTEGELLCFVVMAPGAELAEVEPELRAELRRGLSPRHVPDRFVEVAEVPRTLNGKKCEVPVKKILTGVAPERAVSRDALANPAALDPFVELARGS from the coding sequence GTGACCACCGACGTTGCTGACACCCCGGAAGTGTTGTGGCGACCGGACCCGGAACGGGTCGCCGCGACCAGGATCCAGGCCTTCCGGGACTGGCTGCGTGCGGAACGCGGCCTGGACGTCTCCGGCTACGACGAGCTGTGGCGGTTCTCGGTCGAGCAGCTCGAGGAATTCTGGGGCGCCGCCGCCGAGTTCCTGGGCCTGCGCTGGCACTCGGTGCCCAGCGCGGTGCTGGCCGGCGACCGCATGCCGGGAGCCCGCTGGTTCCCCGGCGGCACCCTCAACTACACCGAGCACGCGCTGACCGGGGCCGACGACGACCTCGCGGTGATCTTCCGGCGGGAGGACGGCGCCGCCGACCGGCTCACCTACCGGGACCTGCGGGAGCAGGTGGCCGCGGCGCGGTCGGCTCTGGTCGCGCTCGGCGTCGGCAAGGGTGACCGGGTGGTCGCGCTCGCACCGAACTGCCCGCAGACGGTCGTGGCGTTCCTGGCGACCGCGAGCCTGGGTGCGATCTGGTCGTCGTGCTCGCCCGACTTCGGCGTCCGCGCGATCAGCGACCGGTTCACCCAGATCGAGCCGAAGGTGCTCGTCGCCGTCGACGGCTACGTCTACAACGGACGGTCCTTCGACGTCCGGCCGACGGTCGGGCAGCTGCGTGTGCGGATCCCGTCGCTGACCGCGACCGTGCTGATCGACTACGCCGGCGGCGGCACCGTGGCGGACGCGCTGAGCTGGGACGCGTTGCTCGCCGAGCACGCGGGCGCGGAGATGGCGTACGAGCCGGTGCCGTTCGACCACCCGCTGTGGGTGCTCTACTCGTCCGGCACCACCGGCCTGCCGAAGGGCATCGTGCAGGGCCACGGCGGCATCGTGCTGGAGCACCTCAAGGCCACCGTGCTGCAGATGGACCTCGGGCCCGGCGACGTGTTCTTCTGGTTCACCACCACCGGGTGGATGATGTGGAACTTCCTGCTCGGCGGTCTGCTCGCGCGGTCGACGATCGTGCTGTACGACGGCAGTCCCGGGCATCCCGACCTGACGGCGCTGTGGCGCCTGGCGGCCGAGGAGCGGATCACCTACTTCGGCACGTCGGCTCCGTTCATCCAAAGCTGCCTCAAGGCGAAGCTGCACCCGGGCGCCGACTTCGACCTGTCCGCGTTGCGGGCGGTCGGGTCCACCGGCGCGCCGCTGAGCGACGACGGGTTCCGGTGGATCGCCGACGAGGTCGGCCGGTCGGTGCAGATCTGCTCGGTGTCCGGCGGCACCGACCTGTGTGCCGCGTTCGTCGCCGCCGCGCCGGACGTGCCGGTGTGGCTCGGCGAGCTGTCCTGCCGGGCGCTCGGCGCCGCGGTGACCGCGTTCGACGAGGCCGGCCGCGAGCTGGTCGACGAGGTCGGCGAGCTCGTGGTGACCCGGCCGATGCCGTCGATGCCGGTGTTCTTCTGGAACGACGACGACGGGTCGCGGCTGCGCGAGGCGTACTTCGACACCTACCCCGGCGTGTGGCGGCACGGCGACTGGATCCGGATCACGCCTCGCGGGTCCGCGGTGATCTACGGCCGCAGCGACTCCACCCTCAACCGCGGCGGCGTGCGGATGGGCACCGCCGAGTTCTACCGGATCGTCGAGGGCTTCGACGAGATCGCCGACTCACTCGTCATCGACACCACCCGTGCGGGGAATACGGAGGGTGAACTGCTGTGTTTCGTCGTGATGGCGCCCGGCGCGGAACTGGCCGAGGTCGAGCCGGAACTGCGCGCGGAGCTCAGGCGGGGGCTGTCGCCACGGCACGTGCCCGATCGGTTCGTCGAGGTGGCGGAGGTCCCGCGGACGCTGAACGGTAAGAAGTGTGAGGTGCCGGTCAAGAAGATCCTGACCGGCGTGGCGCCGGAGCGGGCGGTCAGCCGGGACGCGCTCGCCAACCCGGCGGCACTCGATCCGTTCGTGGAGCTCGCCAGGGGGAGTTGA
- a CDS encoding dienelactone hydrolase family protein produces MTQTHTEHYARDDGRVIDLTYAEPDNVVRGGLVVLHEVGGVSDGVRLLISSLAAEGWLAAAPHLAEAPTPDAVLAATDIALAWLVDRGVQADLLGVVGFDLGGTAALLVAANRKLGAAVSVGGHGVDEKPGLVDIARELVSPWLGLYGDAGDELSAAEVEKLREAAAASRVATNVVRYPGANHRFDADPDAAIEAWQRTLSWFDAHLR; encoded by the coding sequence ATGACCCAGACGCACACCGAGCACTACGCACGTGACGACGGCCGCGTGATCGACCTGACCTACGCCGAACCCGACAACGTGGTGCGGGGCGGGCTCGTGGTGTTGCACGAGGTCGGCGGCGTCAGCGACGGGGTGCGGCTGCTGATCTCGAGCCTGGCCGCGGAGGGCTGGCTGGCCGCCGCGCCGCACCTCGCGGAGGCCCCGACCCCGGACGCCGTGCTCGCCGCCACCGACATCGCGCTGGCCTGGCTGGTCGACCGCGGTGTCCAGGCCGACCTGCTGGGCGTCGTCGGCTTCGACCTGGGCGGCACCGCCGCGCTGCTGGTCGCCGCCAACCGCAAGCTGGGGGCCGCCGTCAGCGTCGGCGGGCACGGCGTGGACGAGAAGCCGGGCCTGGTCGACATCGCCCGCGAGCTGGTCAGCCCGTGGCTCGGGCTCTACGGCGACGCCGGCGACGAGCTGAGCGCGGCCGAGGTCGAGAAGCTGCGGGAGGCGGCGGCCGCGTCCCGGGTGGCCACGAACGTGGTCCGGTACCCGGGCGCCAACCACCGCTTCGACGCCGACCCGGACGCCGCGATCGAAGCCTGGCAGCGCACGTTGAGCTGGTTCGACGCCCACCTCCGCTAA
- the hisC gene encoding histidinol-phosphate transaminase, with protein sequence MSVPTRPDLGSLPAYVAGRTVPGAIKLASNECPGGPLPSVRSAIAEAAADVHRYPDMGVSALADRLARKYDFPVERVAVGCGSVALCQQLVQALCAPGDEVLFAWRSFEAYPIVTQIAGATSVKVPLDATHTHDLDAMLAAITPRTKLVFVCNPNNPSGTAVRRADLVRFLDQVPPHVVVALDEAYREFVTDPDVPDGMEFARTRDNVVVLRTFSKAYGLAGLRVGYLVGPAELTEVVRRVYIPFSVNSLAQIAALASLDAEDEMRERCAGIIAERSRVADELLALGYEVPETHANFVWLPLREKALDFAEHALANKVVVRAFAGDGVRVTISTREENDVFLQAARSFTG encoded by the coding sequence ATGTCCGTGCCCACCCGCCCCGATCTCGGCTCGCTGCCCGCCTACGTGGCCGGGCGGACGGTGCCGGGCGCGATCAAGCTCGCGAGCAACGAGTGCCCCGGCGGCCCGCTGCCCAGCGTGCGGTCCGCGATCGCCGAGGCCGCCGCGGACGTGCACCGCTACCCGGACATGGGGGTGAGCGCCCTGGCGGACCGGCTGGCGCGCAAGTACGACTTCCCGGTGGAGCGCGTCGCGGTGGGTTGCGGGTCGGTCGCGCTGTGCCAGCAGCTCGTGCAGGCCCTGTGCGCGCCCGGTGACGAGGTGCTCTTCGCGTGGCGCTCGTTCGAGGCCTACCCGATCGTGACGCAGATCGCGGGTGCCACATCGGTCAAGGTTCCCTTGGACGCGACGCACACCCACGACCTGGACGCGATGCTCGCCGCCATCACGCCCCGGACGAAGCTGGTGTTCGTCTGCAACCCGAACAACCCGTCCGGCACCGCGGTTCGCCGGGCCGACCTGGTCCGGTTCCTCGACCAGGTACCGCCGCACGTGGTCGTGGCACTGGACGAGGCGTACCGCGAGTTCGTCACCGACCCGGACGTGCCGGACGGCATGGAGTTCGCCCGGACCCGGGACAACGTCGTGGTGCTGCGGACCTTCTCCAAGGCGTACGGCCTGGCCGGCCTGCGGGTCGGGTACCTGGTCGGCCCGGCCGAGCTGACCGAGGTGGTGCGCCGGGTCTACATCCCGTTCAGCGTGAACTCGCTGGCGCAGATCGCCGCGCTGGCCTCGCTCGACGCCGAGGACGAGATGCGCGAACGCTGCGCCGGGATCATCGCCGAGCGGTCGCGCGTCGCGGACGAACTGCTCGCCCTCGGCTACGAGGTGCCCGAGACGCACGCCAACTTCGTGTGGCTGCCGCTGCGGGAGAAGGCGCTCGACTTCGCCGAGCACGCGCTCGCGAACAAGGTCGTGGTGCGCGCGTTCGCCGGTGACGGCGTGCGGGTGACGATCAGCACCCGCGAGGAGAACGACGTGTTCCTGCAGGCGGCGCGAAGCTTCACCGGTTGA
- a CDS encoding sulfite exporter TauE/SafE family protein: MQWWQALVVFLAGLWAGTINAVVGSGTLVTFPVLVALGYPPVTATTSNAIGLAPGTISGAIGYRRELTGQRRRVVRYAIPSAIGAVCGTALLLSLPPNTFETIVPVLVGLAVVLVIIQPRVSVWVTRRRETGSGGRSHGGLVLVLIFLVGIYGGYFTAAQGVMLMAFMGMLLTDPLQRLNGIKNVLAAVVNVVAGLVYAFIAPVSWPVVGLLAIGSTVGGQLGATIGRRLPAPVLRGVIVVVGIAAIVQLVLNR, translated from the coding sequence ATGCAGTGGTGGCAAGCACTGGTCGTGTTCCTGGCCGGCCTGTGGGCGGGCACGATCAACGCGGTCGTCGGATCGGGCACGCTGGTCACGTTCCCGGTCCTCGTGGCGCTCGGTTATCCGCCGGTGACCGCGACGACGTCGAACGCCATCGGGCTCGCGCCCGGCACGATCAGCGGCGCCATCGGCTACCGGCGCGAGCTGACCGGGCAACGGCGGCGGGTGGTCCGGTACGCGATCCCGTCGGCGATCGGCGCGGTGTGCGGCACGGCGCTGTTGCTTTCCTTGCCGCCCAACACCTTCGAGACGATCGTGCCGGTGCTGGTCGGGCTCGCCGTGGTGCTGGTGATCATCCAGCCCCGGGTGTCGGTGTGGGTGACCCGGCGGCGCGAGACCGGGTCCGGCGGCCGGTCGCACGGCGGTCTCGTGCTGGTCCTGATCTTCCTCGTCGGCATCTACGGCGGGTACTTCACCGCGGCGCAGGGCGTCATGCTGATGGCGTTCATGGGCATGCTGCTCACCGATCCGCTGCAGCGGCTCAACGGCATCAAGAACGTGCTGGCCGCCGTGGTGAACGTCGTCGCCGGACTGGTCTACGCGTTCATCGCGCCGGTCAGCTGGCCGGTGGTCGGGCTGCTCGCCATCGGGTCCACGGTCGGCGGGCAGCTCGGCGCCACGATCGGGCGCCGGCTGCCCGCGCCGGTGCTGCGCGGCGTGATCGTCGTGGTCGGCATCGCCGCGATCGTGCAGCTGGTGCTCAACCGGTGA
- a CDS encoding Vms1/Ankzf1 family peptidyl-tRNA hydrolase, whose amino-acid sequence MDTTTLRPLVTAAGPFTSVYFEDSHDTADAEKQLELKWRELKDALTAQHAPDGAVSALEAAILDGPRATGRSGRALLAAGAEVLVDEQLASPPATTIARVSDLPYLLPLARYGELALPHVVAQVDQVGADIRAYDEHGNETVAEELTGQDHPVHKTRGGGEAHHRMQHRTEEVRHQNVTEIAGAIARLAERTRAQLIVVAGEVQGRKAVIEELPAAAKSIAREATHSDVADELAEAVRHSRADDVVWRFRGALNQPDGLAVQGLEAVTAALREANVETLLVGNPGADVVCTGATPAQIALGEEELRAYGATEIHRCRADEAVPAAAVAVDADLMHVDEELVEGFGAILRHR is encoded by the coding sequence ATGGACACGACGACGCTGCGCCCGCTCGTGACCGCCGCCGGCCCGTTCACGTCCGTCTACTTCGAGGATTCGCACGACACCGCGGACGCCGAGAAGCAACTGGAGCTGAAGTGGCGTGAGCTGAAGGACGCGCTGACCGCGCAGCACGCCCCGGACGGTGCCGTGAGCGCGCTGGAGGCCGCGATCCTCGACGGTCCGCGCGCCACCGGCCGGAGCGGGCGCGCGCTGCTGGCCGCCGGCGCGGAGGTACTCGTCGACGAGCAGCTCGCGAGCCCGCCCGCGACGACCATCGCCCGTGTCTCCGACCTGCCCTACCTGCTGCCGCTGGCGCGGTACGGCGAGCTGGCCCTGCCGCACGTGGTCGCCCAGGTCGACCAGGTGGGCGCCGACATCCGCGCCTACGACGAACACGGGAACGAAACGGTGGCCGAAGAGCTCACCGGGCAGGACCACCCGGTGCACAAGACACGTGGTGGTGGCGAGGCGCACCACCGCATGCAGCACCGCACCGAGGAGGTCCGGCACCAGAACGTGACCGAGATCGCCGGCGCCATCGCCCGGTTGGCCGAACGCACCCGCGCCCAGCTGATCGTGGTGGCGGGTGAGGTGCAGGGCCGCAAGGCGGTGATCGAGGAACTGCCCGCGGCGGCGAAGTCGATCGCCCGTGAGGCCACTCACTCCGACGTGGCCGACGAACTCGCCGAGGCCGTCCGGCACAGCCGCGCCGACGACGTCGTGTGGCGCTTCCGCGGCGCGCTGAACCAGCCGGACGGCCTTGCCGTGCAAGGGCTCGAGGCGGTGACGGCCGCGCTGCGCGAGGCCAATGTGGAGACCCTGCTGGTCGGCAACCCGGGCGCGGACGTCGTGTGCACGGGAGCGACCCCGGCGCAGATCGCGCTGGGCGAGGAGGAACTGCGGGCCTACGGTGCGACGGAGATCCACCGGTGCCGGGCCGACGAGGCGGTCCCCGCCGCGGCGGTCGCCGTGGACGCGGACCTGATGCACGTCGACGAGGAGCTCGTGGAAGGATTCGGCGCGATCCTGCGCCATCGGTGA
- a CDS encoding ATP-binding protein, translating into MTDWEPPSLRAQNEIELWLGADLAHLPIVRSVVATLATRADFDLDSIADLRLAVDEACSTLITRALPDSTMRCRFVVEDDELRFQGTVLSGSGSAPSTKSFGWRVLSTLTDSVDTHVKSNGRGHQVDIELAKRRVVVDVPGAGA; encoded by the coding sequence GTGACGGACTGGGAGCCACCGTCCTTGCGCGCGCAGAACGAAATCGAACTCTGGCTCGGTGCCGACCTGGCACACCTGCCGATCGTCCGGTCGGTGGTGGCGACGCTGGCCACGCGGGCCGACTTCGACCTGGACTCGATCGCGGACCTGCGGCTCGCCGTGGACGAAGCGTGCTCGACCCTGATCACCCGGGCACTGCCGGACTCCACCATGCGCTGCCGCTTCGTGGTCGAGGACGACGAACTGCGTTTCCAGGGCACGGTGCTGTCCGGCAGCGGCAGCGCGCCGAGCACCAAGTCGTTCGGCTGGCGGGTCCTGAGCACGCTCACGGACTCCGTGGACACGCATGTGAAATCGAACGGCCGAGGCCACCAAGTGGACATCGAACTCGCCAAGCGACGCGTCGTCGTGGACGTCCCAGGGGCAGGCGCGTGA
- a CDS encoding SigB/SigF/SigG family RNA polymerase sigma factor, with the protein MTGSRTEQTQPTSSNEYGHLTPLFDELAGLPADDPRRAELRDELVTGHLPLAEHIAQRFSGRGVAKEDLVQVATVGLINAVDRFDPSRGSDFLSFAVPTVMGEVRRHFRDTGWLVRVPRRLKELHLSISSASTELAQRLGRAPTPSEIAAHLGVSQDEVYEGLEAGNAYHSMSLDEVLSGDTENLALGDTLGEEDAGLEGVENHEALLPLIQDLPERERKILGLRFVHNMTQTQIAERIGVSQMHVSRLLARTLQRLRDGLTESDGEL; encoded by the coding sequence GTGACCGGTTCCCGGACCGAGCAGACACAACCCACATCGTCGAACGAATACGGGCACCTCACCCCGCTGTTCGACGAGCTGGCGGGCCTGCCGGCCGACGATCCCCGGCGCGCCGAGCTGCGCGACGAGCTCGTCACGGGCCACCTGCCCCTGGCCGAGCACATCGCGCAACGGTTCTCCGGGCGCGGGGTGGCGAAGGAGGACCTGGTCCAGGTCGCCACGGTCGGGCTGATCAACGCCGTGGACCGGTTCGACCCCAGCCGCGGATCGGACTTCCTGTCCTTCGCCGTGCCCACGGTGATGGGCGAGGTGCGCCGGCACTTCCGGGACACCGGCTGGCTGGTGCGGGTGCCGCGCCGGCTCAAGGAGCTGCACCTGTCGATCTCCAGCGCGAGCACCGAGCTCGCGCAGCGGCTGGGCCGCGCGCCCACGCCGAGCGAGATCGCCGCGCACCTCGGCGTCAGCCAGGACGAGGTCTACGAGGGGCTGGAGGCGGGCAACGCCTACCACTCGATGTCGCTGGACGAGGTGCTGTCCGGGGACACCGAGAACCTCGCGCTCGGCGACACGCTGGGCGAGGAGGACGCGGGCCTGGAGGGCGTGGAGAACCACGAGGCGCTGCTGCCGCTGATCCAGGACCTGCCCGAACGGGAACGCAAGATCCTCGGCCTGCGGTTCGTGCACAACATGACCCAGACCCAGATCGCGGAGCGGATCGGCGTGTCGCAGATGCACGTGTCCCGGCTGCTCGCGCGCACCCTGCAACGGCTGCGCGACGGACTCACCGAGTCGGACGGCGAGCTCTGA
- the ligD gene encoding non-homologous end-joining DNA ligase — translation MADPGWRAPMLATLTQQPFSRENWLFERKLDGVRAICARDGSAPVLWSRNHNDISSGYPELGEALADRGASSFVADGEIVAFDGKQTSFARLQQRIHLADRRRIEATGVAVYLYLFDLLAFDHQDTTGLPLRQRKQLLRRAFDWGGPLRYANHRNTSGEEYFGYACAHGWEGVIAKRADAPYRSGRTTDWLKFKCVKEQEFVVGGFSAPGGARTGFGALLVGYHERGRLRYAGKVGAGYTETTLRELIERLTALERPRSPFGERVPERGPRWVAPELVVQVRFSEWTGDGKLRHPRFLGVRDDKPAAEVVREQP, via the coding sequence ATGGCAGATCCCGGGTGGCGCGCGCCGATGCTGGCGACGCTGACCCAGCAGCCGTTCTCGCGCGAGAACTGGCTGTTCGAGCGCAAGCTCGACGGGGTCCGCGCGATCTGCGCCCGGGACGGGAGTGCTCCGGTGCTGTGGTCGCGCAACCACAACGACATCAGTTCCGGCTACCCGGAGCTCGGGGAGGCGCTCGCGGATCGCGGCGCCTCCTCCTTCGTCGCCGACGGTGAGATCGTCGCGTTCGACGGCAAACAGACCAGCTTCGCGCGGCTGCAGCAGCGCATCCACCTCGCCGACCGGCGGCGCATCGAGGCCACCGGGGTCGCGGTGTACCTGTACCTGTTCGACCTGCTGGCCTTCGACCACCAGGACACGACGGGCCTGCCGCTGCGGCAGCGCAAGCAGCTGTTGCGCAGGGCGTTCGACTGGGGCGGGCCGCTGCGGTACGCCAACCACCGCAACACCTCGGGCGAGGAGTACTTCGGCTACGCCTGTGCGCACGGCTGGGAAGGCGTGATCGCCAAGCGCGCCGACGCGCCGTACCGGTCCGGGCGGACGACCGACTGGCTGAAGTTCAAGTGCGTCAAGGAGCAGGAGTTCGTCGTCGGCGGGTTCAGCGCTCCGGGTGGTGCGCGGACCGGCTTCGGGGCGCTGCTCGTCGGGTACCACGAACGTGGCCGGCTGCGGTACGCGGGCAAGGTCGGCGCCGGCTACACCGAGACCACGCTGCGGGAATTGATTGAGCGCCTCACCGCGCTCGAGCGCCCGCGCTCGCCGTTCGGCGAGCGGGTTCCCGAACGCGGGCCGCGTTGGGTCGCGCCGGAACTGGTCGTGCAGGTCCGGTTCTCCGAGTGGACCGGCGACGGCAAACTGCGGCATCCCCGGTTCCTCGGTGTGCGGGACGACAAACCGGCTGCCGAGGTCGTCCGGGAGCAGCCGTGA
- a CDS encoding Ku protein: MVRAIWSGAINFGLVTVPVELYSATEDHTVHFRQFERGTSDRIRYKRVNERTGEEVPYEDIVKGYDLGDGDYVLVEQEELDQIAPGRSRSIDIESFVDLGEIDPLYFQKSYWLAPTKEEFGRAYGLLMQAMAETNKAGIARFVMRGKEHIAAVRAGNGVLVLDTLLFAEDVRDPAKELTKLPEKASPRGRELEMAIALVDSMADDWRPDDYHDQYNERVLKLIDDKKAGRTVSVEEPPSEPTKVVDLFEALSRSVERRKGSSGGSRSSAESRENSGSSKRSESGTGSGKRSSRKPADPDLSSLSKAELDRMARELDIKGRSKLNRAELEKAVRNARPGRSRKRAS, from the coding sequence ATGGTGCGGGCGATCTGGAGCGGTGCGATCAACTTCGGGCTGGTGACGGTGCCGGTGGAGTTGTACTCGGCCACCGAGGACCACACCGTGCACTTCCGGCAGTTCGAGCGGGGGACGTCGGACCGGATCCGGTACAAGCGCGTGAACGAGCGGACCGGCGAGGAGGTGCCCTACGAGGACATCGTGAAGGGCTACGACCTCGGCGACGGCGACTACGTGCTGGTCGAGCAGGAGGAGCTGGACCAGATCGCGCCAGGGCGATCGCGGTCGATCGACATCGAGTCGTTCGTCGATCTGGGCGAGATCGATCCGCTGTACTTCCAGAAGAGCTACTGGCTCGCGCCGACGAAGGAGGAGTTCGGCCGCGCGTACGGGCTGCTGATGCAGGCCATGGCGGAGACGAACAAGGCCGGCATCGCGCGGTTCGTGATGCGCGGCAAGGAGCACATCGCGGCGGTTCGCGCGGGCAACGGTGTGCTGGTGCTGGACACGCTGCTGTTCGCCGAGGACGTGCGGGACCCGGCGAAGGAGCTGACGAAGCTGCCGGAAAAGGCTTCCCCGCGCGGGCGTGAACTCGAGATGGCGATCGCGCTGGTGGACTCGATGGCCGACGACTGGCGTCCGGACGACTACCACGACCAGTACAACGAGCGGGTGCTCAAGCTGATCGACGACAAGAAGGCCGGGCGCACGGTGAGCGTCGAGGAGCCGCCGTCGGAGCCGACGAAGGTCGTGGATCTGTTCGAAGCGCTGTCCCGCAGCGTCGAGCGCCGGAAGGGTTCCTCCGGTGGGTCTCGTTCGTCCGCCGAGTCGCGCGAGAACAGCGGATCGAGCAAGCGTTCGGAGTCGGGCACGGGTTCCGGTAAGCGGAGCTCCCGGAAGCCGGCCGACCCCGACCTGTCGTCGCTGAGCAAGGCCGAGCTGGACCGGATGGCCCGGGAGCTCGACATCAAGGGCCGGTCCAAACTCAACCGCGCCGAGCTGGAAAAAGCCGTCCGGAATGCCCGGCCGGGCCGGTCCCGCAAGCGCGCCTCCTGA